The Amorphus orientalis sequence GCGCGCCGCCTTCAGATAGATGTCCGGGCGATAGACGGTGCGCGCGGTCTCGTCGTACCAGCTGTCGGGCTTTGCCTCCGGAATCTGGCCCCAGCGCCGCATCTGGGTCAGGTACCAGATCGCATCGGAGTAGAACGGATAGGTCGCGTTGTAGCGGAAGAAGACGTTGAAGTCCGGGACCGGCCGCTTGTCGCCCTTCTCGTATTCGAAGGTGCCTGTCATGGAGTTGGCGATGACTTCAGCGTCGGCACCGACATATTCGGGCTTCGAGAGGATCTCGACGGCTTCCTGCCGGTTGGCGTTGTCGTCTTCGTCGAGCCAGATCGCGGCCCGGATCAGGGCCTTGGTGACGGCGAGCGCTGTGTTCGGATATTTCTCGGCGAATTCCGCTGTAATACCGAAGACCTTCTCCGGATTGTTCTTCCAGATCTCGTAGTCGGTGATCACCGGCACGCCGATCTCCATGAACACGGCCTGCTGGTTCCAGGGTTCGCCGACGCAATAGCCATGTATCGTGCCGGCCTCGAGGGTCGACGGCATCTGGGGCGGCGGCGTCACGGACAGAAGCGCGTCCGCCTTGATCTGTCCGGTGGTGTCGTTCTCGCCGTAGTAGCCGGGATGGATTCCCCCGGCGGCGAGCCAGTAGCGCAGCTCGTAGTTGTGGGTGGAGACCGGAAAGACCATTCCCATGTTGAAGGGCTTGCCCTGCTGCCGGAAGTCTTCGACGACCGGCTTGAGAGCGGAGGCCGAGATCGGATGCTGCGGCTTGCCGTCAGCATTGGTCGGAATATTCGGCTTCATCATCTCCCAGACCTCGTTGGAGACGGTGATGCCGTTGCCGTTCAGATCCATCGAGAACGGCGTGATGATATGGGCCTCCGTGCCGTAGCCGATGGTAGCGGCCAAAGGCTGGCCCGCGAGCATGTGCGCGCCGTCGAGTTCGCCGGTGATCACCCGGTCGAGCAGAACCTTCCAGTTCGCCTGGGGCTCCAGGGTCACGTAAAGCCCCTCGTCCTCGAAGAAGTGCTTTTCGTAGGCGATGGCGAGCGGCGCCATGTCGGTGAGCTTGATGAAGCCGAAGGTCAGCTCATCCTTTTCGGGAAACAGCATCTCCGCGGACGCGGACGTGCCCGACACCACCCCCAACACCGTCAGCGCCGTTCCCAGTGCGAGCCCCTTGAGCCCGATACGCCTGTCGAACGTCCCCATTGTCATCTCCCACTCCCGTTCCTGGCGGCAGAAGCCGCGCAAACGAAAAAAGCCGTCGGATCAGCGCGTCCTCCTCCTGCGAGGAGACGATGATCGACGGCGTTGCCTGGGCGCCCCGACGGTGGGTGCGCCGATATGGTTGGAAACTGTCAGCCGGTCCGACGGGCCGCCATTGGCCAATGGTCGTATCCGGATCGAACATCTCACGCGTCCGTCAGGCTGCTGCGCCCAAAGACCGATGTTCGACTAATTCAAGGGTATGAGCGCTGGGTCGATCTCCGCAAGCACAACTGTTGTGCACATGCGATGAGACTTGCGGCACTGCAACCGGGCTAGACCTCGACCCCGATGGACCGCAGGTAGCCTTCCACGTCGTCCGGATCGAACAGACGGCCGTCAAAGAAGCCGTCGGGACCGAGCACCATCCGACCGCTCCTGGAAGCGACAGGCGTGGGTGTTTTCAGGGCGCCCTCCACCTTCGCGCTGGCATTCGGCAGATCGGCGTCCGTGGATTTCAGCGCCGCTCGGTAGATATCCGGGCGGTAGACCTGTCGCACGCGCGCGAGATCCTCGGACCGATAGGGAACCTGCCCCCATCGGACCATCTGCGAGTAGAACCAGAGGGCATGGCTCTGCCAGGGAAAATTCGCCGCGTGCGCGTGGAAAACCAGAAAGTCGGGTATTTCCCCGGACGCAACCCCCTTGCGCCGGGTGATCCGTCCGCTCAGCGCAGCCTGCATGACGGCGGGACTGCCGCCGACATAGGCGGGACGGCTGAGCAAGCCGGCCAGCTCGTCGAGATGACCGGGATCGGAGGCCCAGCGCGCTGCCCGATACAGCGCCCTGATCAGCGCTTCGAGGCGTTCGGGATGTTCCTCCGCGAACCGTCTGCGCAGGCCGAGCACCTTGTCGGGACCCTGGCGCCACAGCGCGGACTTGGTCGCCGCAATGACGCCGACGCCTTTCTCGACCGCAAGGGAGTTCCAGGGTTCGCCGACGCAGAATCCATCCACCTGCCCCTCGGCCAGCGCATCGACCATGAACGGCGGAGGAAGAACGACGAGACGCACATCCCGGTCGGGATCGATACCGCCGGAGGCCAGCCAGTAGCGAAGCTCGTAGTTGTGCCCCGAGAACGGATAGACTGTCGCCAGCGTGAGAGGGTCTCTGCCCTCCGCCTTGCGACGGGCGACATGGCGGGCGAGATGGCCCACTGTCTTTTCGGGACCGTCGCTCAGTTCCGCTCCATCGGCTTCAAGCGCCGACCACAGCTGCTCCGACAGCGTGATCGCGTTGCCGCCCAGCCCCAGGGAGAACGGCGCCACCATGGGCACCTGGAGATGGCCGCCCGCACCCAGTGTCGATGCGATGGGCAGCGGCGCCAGCATCTGTGCGGCGTCGAAATGGCCGAGCATCGCCCGATCCCGGATGTTGGCCCACGAGGTTTCGCGGACGAGCGCCAGTTGCAGCCCCTCCGCTTCGGCAAAGCCCTTCTCGGCGGCGGCCACCAGGATCGCGCAGTCGACCAAAGGGATGAATCCGATCGTCAGCGTTGCCGTCTCGTCGGACTGGGCGCTGGTCTCTGCGGCAGTCGGGCGAGAGAGCGTCATCGTCGTCATCCGAGCAGCTTCGAGGCGGTCACCAGACCTTGCGCGATATCTGCGACCCGTCGGCTTTCGTTCATTGCCGTCTTGCGCAGCAGTGCATAGGCCTCCTCCTCCCCGATGCCGCGTGTCTTCATCAGGATCCCCTTTGCCTTGTCGATGACCTTGCGGTCTTCGAGCGCCTGCTTGGCATGCTCAAGCTCGTCGCGAAGCCGGTTGAATGCGTTGAAGCGGCTGATCGCCATGTCGAGAATGGGCTTGACCCGCTCCTTGCGGAGCCCGTCGACCACATAGGCCGAAACGCCGGCGTCGATCGCCGCCTCGATAGACGCGGCGTCAGAGCGA is a genomic window containing:
- a CDS encoding CmpA/NrtA family ABC transporter substrate-binding protein, which gives rise to MGTFDRRIGLKGLALGTALTVLGVVSGTSASAEMLFPEKDELTFGFIKLTDMAPLAIAYEKHFFEDEGLYVTLEPQANWKVLLDRVITGELDGAHMLAGQPLAATIGYGTEAHIITPFSMDLNGNGITVSNEVWEMMKPNIPTNADGKPQHPISASALKPVVEDFRQQGKPFNMGMVFPVSTHNYELRYWLAAGGIHPGYYGENDTTGQIKADALLSVTPPPQMPSTLEAGTIHGYCVGEPWNQQAVFMEIGVPVITDYEIWKNNPEKVFGITAEFAEKYPNTALAVTKALIRAAIWLDEDDNANRQEAVEILSKPEYVGADAEVIANSMTGTFEYEKGDKRPVPDFNVFFRYNATYPFYSDAIWYLTQMRRWGQIPEAKPDSWYDETARTVYRPDIYLKAARMLVEEGLADEADFPWDTDGYREPTDAFLDGIEYDGRAPNAYIDSLSIGLKGPEQIKGTEVTGG
- a CDS encoding CmpA/NrtA family ABC transporter substrate-binding protein, which encodes MTLSRPTAAETSAQSDETATLTIGFIPLVDCAILVAAAEKGFAEAEGLQLALVRETSWANIRDRAMLGHFDAAQMLAPLPIASTLGAGGHLQVPMVAPFSLGLGGNAITLSEQLWSALEADGAELSDGPEKTVGHLARHVARRKAEGRDPLTLATVYPFSGHNYELRYWLASGGIDPDRDVRLVVLPPPFMVDALAEGQVDGFCVGEPWNSLAVEKGVGVIAATKSALWRQGPDKVLGLRRRFAEEHPERLEALIRALYRAARWASDPGHLDELAGLLSRPAYVGGSPAVMQAALSGRITRRKGVASGEIPDFLVFHAHAANFPWQSHALWFYSQMVRWGQVPYRSEDLARVRQVYRPDIYRAALKSTDADLPNASAKVEGALKTPTPVASRSGRMVLGPDGFFDGRLFDPDDVEGYLRSIGVEV
- a CDS encoding ANTAR domain-containing response regulator, translated to MSDASLRILVIDDNAVRASIIEDGLREAGLSDVTVIIEMRGLLRQIVEADPDVVFIDLENPNRDVLEQMFQVSRTVRRPVAMFVDRSDAASIEAAIDAGVSAYVVDGLRKERVKPILDMAISRFNAFNRLRDELEHAKQALEDRKVIDKAKGILMKTRGIGEEEAYALLRKTAMNESRRVADIAQGLVTASKLLG